CCGGCCTGGACCCGTTCGTCACGTCCCATCTGAATGCTCCCACCGGCACCAACATCCTCTGGAGCACGCCCGTTCCGCTCCTCGGGCTGCTCGTCGCGCCGGTGACCGCGCTGTTCGGCCCGGTCGTCTCCCTCAACCTTCTGCTGACACTGGCACCGGCGCTGTCGGCGTTCACGCTGTTCCGGGTGCTGCTGCGCTGGCTGTCCGCGCCGGCCGCCGCGCTGGCCGGCCTGCTCTACGGGTTCGGGCCGTACATGATCGGCGAGTCCTACGGCCATCTGCACCTCACCTTCGCGGTCTTCCCACCGCTGCTGCTCGCGCTGCTCGACGACCTGGTGGTGCGGGGGCGCCCGCCGGTCCGCACGGGAGCCCTGCTCGGGCTCGCGGTCGCCGCCCAGGCCCTGATCTCCGAGGAGATCTTGGCGACGTCGGCCCTGATGGGCGGAGCGGGCCTGGTCATCGCGGCGCTCCTGCACCACGACGTCGCATGGGCCCGCGCCGGGGCGCTCGCGCGCGGCCTGGTTGTCTGCGCGGCCGTCGCCGCGACGCTGCTGCTGTGGCCGCTGGCCGTCCAGTTCCTGGGCCCGCTTCGGGTCCACGGCAACATCCAGCCACACAACGTCGCCGTGTCGGACCTGCTGACCTTCGTCACGCCGACCCCCGCCCAGCTTGTCGCACCCGACATCGCGCTGCGGCACAGCGCGCGGTTCACCGGCAACGCGGTGGAGGTGACCGGCTACCTCGGCCTCCCGCTGGTTCTCGTTGCGGCTGCCGTGGCCATCCGGCTACGGCGTGATCCTCTTGTGGCCCTGTTCGCTCCACTTGCGGTGGTGACGGCGGTGCTCTCCCTCGGCGGCCACCTGCACGTGGACGGCCGGATCACCGGCATTCCACTGCCCTGGCTCGCCCTGGAAGACGCGCCGGTCATCAACAGCGCGCTTCCGTCCCGCTTCGCGCTCTATCTGATGATGTTCGTCGGGATCGTCGTCGCGACCGGCCTGCACCGGGCCGCCACGGCTACACGCCCCGGCGCCCGGCAGCCAGGGTCCGCGCCACACGCCCTGCACGCCCCGCATACTCGGCACGCCCCGCACACACAGCGCACTCCGCATACACAGCTCGCCCCGCACACACAGCGCACCCCGCGCCATCGCGCCCCCCGGCGAGGCACCGCCGGTCAGGAAACCTCGTGGCGAGGGGCCGGCCGACCGGGAACGATCAGCGCGGCTCTCGCCGGCCGCACCGGCCGCACCAGGCTCGTCATGGCCGTCCTGGCCGCCGTGACCGTCGTGGTGCCGCTGCTGCCACGCGCCCACGTGACGACGGCCGCGGTCACGCCCGCCTTCTTCACCGGTGCCGCGGTGGAGGCCGTTCCCGAAGGCGCGACGGCGCTCGTGCTGCCCTACCCCTATCCGTCCCGGACCGAGGCCATGCTGTGGCAGGCCGAGGCGCACTACCGCTTCCGCCTGCCCGGCTGCTACTGCACCATCCCGGGCCCGGACGGCCGCGCCGTGTTCAACGCGTGGACGGACCCCTTGAACAGCGCCCTGGTGGCCGTCGAGCAGGGCCGGGCGGACGCCGACGCCGCGCTCGCGGATCCCGCCGTGCGCAGCACGTTCGCCCAACTCGCGCCGGAGGCGGTCATCCTGGGGCCGACGCCGCGGCGCGCCGAGCTGTCCAGGCTGATGACCGGCATCGTGGGCACACCGCCGAAGCAGGTCGACGGTGTGGAGTTGTGGCTTCTGCGCGGCTGATCCGGCGGAGGACCGACGGAGATTGCGCCTTTCATCGTCGGCTCCAACCTGCGGTGGCCTGACCGCGCATCGTGAGATGGAAAAGCTCGCTGTCGGCGATCCGTCCTCGGTGTCCCGTTGCCAACAGTCGCCTGAGATGCTGGCCACGGTGATGTGTGGGGCCGAGGGGGTCAGGTGGCAGTCGGTCCGGAACGTGCACGGTTCGTCGCGGGACGCTACCGGCTTGTCGCACGGCTCGGAGCAGGCGCGATGGGGACGGTCTGGCGTGCCTTCGACGAGGTCCTGGAGACCGAGGTCGCGCTCAAGGAGATGGAGTTCGCCGGCGGTGTGCCGAGCGACGAGCGGGCCGAACGGGTGGAACGCGCGATGCGCGAAGCCCGGCACGCCGCCAAGCTGCGCGGCCACCCACATGTGGTGACCATCCTGGACGTCGTCCTGGAGAACGGCCTGCCGTGGATCGTCATGGAGCTGGTGCCGTCGCGGTCGCTGTTCGAGATGGTGCGTGACTCCGGGCCGCTGCCGGTGCCGGCGGTCGCCCAGATCGGCGTCGCCGTCATCGACGCGCTGCTCGCCGCCCGCGACCGCGGAATCGTGCACCGCGACGTGAAGCCGTCCAACATCCTCATCGGCACGGACGGACGGGTGGTGCTCACCGACTTCGGTATCGCAACCGGCGACGGCGATCCGACACTGACCGTGACCGGAGTGCTCGGCACGCCGCTGTACATGGCGCCGGAACGACTGAACAACTCTCCGGCCACGTTCGAAGCCGATCTGTTCAGTCTGGGCGGAACACTGTATTTCGCCGTCGAGGGCCATCCCCCGTTCGAGCGGGAGAGCTTCGGCGCCATGTTGACGTCCGTACTGCTCCATCCGCCGACACCCATGCGACTCGCCGGTCCGCTGGCGGGCGTCCTGACCGGCCTGTTGGAGAAGGAACCACAGCGGCGGCTCCCGGCCGGCGCGGCCCGGTCGATGCTCGGCGAGCTCGCCGACGCGAGGCCGGCCATGGAGGCGACCGGCACGATCGCGCTAGGCGCTCTGTCGGGCGGCGTCGGCTCCCGGACCGGGACAGCCGTCCTCGGCGGTGCCGGCCAGTCGGCACCGGCTCCGGCACCGACCCCGGCGGCGGCGGACGAGCCTGGGCAGCCAGGTGGCGGCGGTTCCGTGGTCCGCGTGGACGGTCTGGGCTGGCGCGCCCGAGCCGACGACACCCCGGCGTCACGGCTCCCACCGACGCTGCCGGATCCGGACGCGCCCACCACCCTCGCGCGCCCCGCTTCACGGCCTGCCGCCCCTGCCGACAGCTCCGCTCCACGGCCCACCGGCAGCCCCAGCACGGCCGGCAGACCCGGCACGGCCAGCAGCCCCAGCACGGACGCCAGACCCAGCCCGGCCGATGGAGCGCCACCGCCGCCGGCCGAAGTGACCGTCGTCGAACAGGACGGCGCCTTGCTGATCGCCTGGACGGCCTCGCCCGGCGCCGAGAGCTATCGGGTGGTGCGCGTGGTCGCCGCCCCCGAGGCCGACAGCGGCCGCCGGGAGCGCAGCCTCGGGATCACCTCCGCTACGGAGCTGTTCGACGCGGGCGTCCCCAAGGGCGTCCAGGTCTGGCACGAGGTGGTCGCGGTCGGCCCGCGCAGCGCGGGCGCGGCCAGGTCCGCGGCGGCCCGTAGCCCGGTGCGGACGGTGCTTCCCCCGGTCACCGCCCTGCGCGCCGACATGACCGACGACGCGGTGGCCCTCTCGTGGCGTCTGATGCCCGGTCACGACGAGGTGATCATCGAACGGACCCACGACGAGACGTCGTCCGTCCGGGGTGCGATGCGCCGCTACCGCGGTTTCAAGGGCAGCTTCGTGGACAGCGACGTGCAGGCCGGCGCCGTCTACCGGTACCGCGTCTGGGTCGCCGCCGGCGAGGAGTCGGACGGGCTGCGGCCCGAGACCTTCACCGAGGTCGCCGCCAAGGTCATCGCCCGGCCGCGCGCGGTCGTGGACCTGGAGGCCCGCGACACCCTCGGCGGAACGGTGCTGCGCTGGACGACGGTGCCCGGCTGCGTCGTCCGGGTGTACGCCACACAGGCGCCGCAGCAGGCCGGCCTGGTGGGTACCGGCCCGTTCGGTCCGGCTGACCGCGAGGTCGGCCTGGACTCCCTGAAGGGCCGCGCCAGGGAGGTCGGTGAGAGCCGGCGGGGACGCCTGGTCGACCGCGAGGGCAGCGGCACCGTCGTCTACACCCCGGTGAGCATCGTGGAGAACCGCGCGGTGATCGGCACCGCGGTCACCCACACCTGCGCCTGACCGCGGCTGGCGCCTGACCGCAGCCGGCGGCGGCCCTGCTCCGGCCGGGTGGTGCGACCATTGCCGCCGTGACCATTCCGACCGACCCCTCCTACGGCTACACCGAGATGGACTCGGAGGACGCCAGGGCCGCCAGCCGGCACTACTGGGACAACGAGGCCCCCGCCTACTACGCCGAGCACGGCGAGTTCCTCGGCGACGTCGACTTCTGCTGGTGCCCGGAGGGACTTCGCGAGTCCGACGTACGGCTGCTGGGCGACGTCTCCGGCCGGGTCGTGCTGGAGATCGGCTGCGGCGGGGCCCAGTGCGCGCGGTGGCTGGCCACCCAGGGCGCGACCGTGATCGCCACCGACCTCTCCGCGGGCCAGCTGGCCCAGGCACGCCGGCTGAACGAAGACACCGGAGTGCCGGTTCCGCTCGTCCAGGCGGACGCGATCACTCTCCCGGTCCGCTCGGAGAGCATCGACATCGCCTGTTCGGCGTTCGGCGCCGTCCCGTTCGTCGCCGACAGCCTGGCGCTGATGCGGGAGGCCGCCCGGGTTCTGCGGCCGGGAGGCCGGTGGATCTTCTCCACCACCCACCCCTTCGTGTGGTGTCTGCCGGATGCCCCCGACGCTAACGGGCTAGTCGTCTTCCACAGTTACTTCGATCGTCGCGCGTATACGGAGCATTCCGCCGCAGGTGAACCGCTCTATATAGAGGCACACCGGACGATGGGCGACCGGATCCGGGAGATCGTTGCCGCTGGCCTGGTACTAGTCGATGTCATCGAGCCGGAATGGCCTGAGGGGCACGACCAGGTGTGGGGCCAGTGGGGCCCCCTTCGAGGGCAGTTCGTTCCCTCCACATCGATCTTCGTCACGGCCAAGCCGCACTGACGGCGACCGACCTTCGGGCTATCCGTGGCGTCGCTCACCGCGACTGGGACGGGCCGATCCGCGAGATCCGGCCTACGGTGGGGTTCAGGTCGACGCGACGCCCCAATGCACGGGCGCCGGGAGGTGATCGCCATGCGTGATACGCCAAAAAGCCAGTCGGCCCAGTACTTGCGGGCCTCGATGTACGAGGTGCTCGGGATCGCACCAACGGCTTCGGACGAGGAAGTCCACGCTGCCTATCGCCGCGTGGTGAAACGCGCTCATCCGGATGCCGGCGGATCCCAACGTGCATTCCTTCGGGTAAACGCGGCATATCGGGTGCTTTCTGATCCCGGTATGCGGCGTGCCCATGATCTGTGGCTCGCCCACCTGCTCGACGCCTACGACGAGCCGGGCCGTTCCGGTGGCAACCGTTCGCCGCAGGGACGGGGCGCGCCCGGCGAACGGACCGGTTCCGGCGGGCGGGCGGGCTCGGCAGCCCCGGATCCGTCCGGGCGCTCGGGCCGGCCGGATGCCACGGCCCCGGGCCAGGCCCAGGCCGGCGGATCGGGCGCTCCGGCGCCGGGCGCGGGCTCACCCGACGCCTGGGCCGGAGCCGCTGGGGCCGCCGGGGCGAGCTCAGGGTCACGCGGGGCCGGCTCAGGGCCCTTCGGCGGCGCCGACGGCACCCTGGGCGGCCAGGAGAACCTGGACGAGCCCGAACACCGGGGCGCCACCAGCGGGCGGCGACGCTCGCGCCGACGCGCGCAGTCGGCGGACAGCACGGTCTGGCAGTCGGACCAGCCCGACATCTGGGCCGCCTGGTCGGACGACGAGGCGACGGCCTGGAGCCCGAGCCGGCGGGCACGGCACCGGTACCTGATCTCGATGGCACTGTGCCTGACCCTGTTCGTGCTGGCCGGCGCGGTTGTCCGGCTCTACTCCATTCCGGTGGCGCTGGGCATGACCGCGGCCGCGATGATCATTCCGCCGTTGGCGGTCTTCGCGGTCAACACGTCTCGACGTCGCTGATCCCTGACGTCGCTGACCCTTACGTCGCTGGTCCCGACGTCGCACGGCCCCGGAGCCGGTGAGGTGCCCACCTCGCCGGCTCCGGGCCGTGTTCCGCACCGGCATGGCTGGGCATCACGCCGCGAGTGCCCGACTGCTCGAGTATCCGAGTGCCCGAAACATGACAGAACACCACGAACCGGAAAGCCCAACTTTCTCGAGCTCACCTCAGCACCCGGCGGCACCGACCTTCGATTAGCCCCACCGCGCTCCCATGAAGTCAACACAAAACGGTCTCGCCCCACTGTTGACACAACACCCAAGCCTGGGTGAAGCGGCGCTAATCGACACGGTTATGGTTGGCGCCGCACTCGCTGTTGGGGGCCGACCGTGTATCTCGCGCTTCGCACCGCCGGACGCGCCGCGTCCGCAGGACGCCGGCTACCCGGGCTCGCGGTATGCGCACCGTTCGCGCTGGCTGCTCTGCTCGGGCTAACCGCAGCTTGCTCCAACGACGCCGCCGCGTCCACCTTCACCCCCGCCCCGCATGCCACCAGAGTGCCGCCGACGGTGTCCGCGGACCCGCTCCCGCCGCTGAGCAGCTTCATCACCCAGGCCGACGGAAGCCGGGTCTCGACGGTCAGCGCCGACTACCTGTTCGACGCCGACAGCGACGTCCTGCGCCCCGAGGCGGCCACGGCGCTCGCCGGCATCGTGCCCCAGATCCGCGAGCACGACGGGAAGGTCCAGGTCGTCGGCTACAGCGACGGCCTGGGTTCCACGGAGCACAACCTGGAGCTCTCCCGGGAGCGCGCGGTCGCCGTCCAGACCTACCTCACGAGTCAGGACATCCCCGCGGCCATGCTCGAGGTCGTCGCCAAGGGCGAGGCGGGCGCCGCCGACAACGTTGCCGACGCCAGCCGGCGCCGGGTCGAGATCGTGCTGAGGTGACCGGGATGACCCGCCTGCGCTTCTCCCGGCCGCGAGGCTCCTCCCGGCTACCGGGCTCGCCCCGGCTGCGGGCGACCAGCCTGCTCGCCGCGGCGCTGCTCGCCGCGCCCGCGCTGGCCGGCTGCCAGACGATGGACACGATGCTCGGCAAGAAGGCCGACGGCCCCATCGACTGCACCAGCTACCAGGACGACCCGCCCAGGAGCGACGCCCCGCTGCTGC
This region of Parafrankia irregularis genomic DNA includes:
- a CDS encoding serine/threonine-protein kinase, with protein sequence MAVGPERARFVAGRYRLVARLGAGAMGTVWRAFDEVLETEVALKEMEFAGGVPSDERAERVERAMREARHAAKLRGHPHVVTILDVVLENGLPWIVMELVPSRSLFEMVRDSGPLPVPAVAQIGVAVIDALLAARDRGIVHRDVKPSNILIGTDGRVVLTDFGIATGDGDPTLTVTGVLGTPLYMAPERLNNSPATFEADLFSLGGTLYFAVEGHPPFERESFGAMLTSVLLHPPTPMRLAGPLAGVLTGLLEKEPQRRLPAGAARSMLGELADARPAMEATGTIALGALSGGVGSRTGTAVLGGAGQSAPAPAPTPAAADEPGQPGGGGSVVRVDGLGWRARADDTPASRLPPTLPDPDAPTTLARPASRPAAPADSSAPRPTGSPSTAGRPGTASSPSTDARPSPADGAPPPPAEVTVVEQDGALLIAWTASPGAESYRVVRVVAAPEADSGRRERSLGITSATELFDAGVPKGVQVWHEVVAVGPRSAGAARSAAARSPVRTVLPPVTALRADMTDDAVALSWRLMPGHDEVIIERTHDETSSVRGAMRRYRGFKGSFVDSDVQAGAVYRYRVWVAAGEESDGLRPETFTEVAAKVIARPRAVVDLEARDTLGGTVLRWTTVPGCVVRVYATQAPQQAGLVGTGPFGPADREVGLDSLKGRAREVGESRRGRLVDREGSGTVVYTPVSIVENRAVIGTAVTHTCA
- a CDS encoding class I SAM-dependent methyltransferase, encoding MDSEDARAASRHYWDNEAPAYYAEHGEFLGDVDFCWCPEGLRESDVRLLGDVSGRVVLEIGCGGAQCARWLATQGATVIATDLSAGQLAQARRLNEDTGVPVPLVQADAITLPVRSESIDIACSAFGAVPFVADSLALMREAARVLRPGGRWIFSTTHPFVWCLPDAPDANGLVVFHSYFDRRAYTEHSAAGEPLYIEAHRTMGDRIREIVAAGLVLVDVIEPEWPEGHDQVWGQWGPLRGQFVPSTSIFVTAKPH
- a CDS encoding DnaJ domain-containing protein; translation: MYEVLGIAPTASDEEVHAAYRRVVKRAHPDAGGSQRAFLRVNAAYRVLSDPGMRRAHDLWLAHLLDAYDEPGRSGGNRSPQGRGAPGERTGSGGRAGSAAPDPSGRSGRPDATAPGQAQAGGSGAPAPGAGSPDAWAGAAGAAGASSGSRGAGSGPFGGADGTLGGQENLDEPEHRGATSGRRRSRRRAQSADSTVWQSDQPDIWAAWSDDEATAWSPSRRARHRYLISMALCLTLFVLAGAVVRLYSIPVALGMTAAAMIIPPLAVFAVNTSRRR
- a CDS encoding OmpA family protein, with the protein product MYLALRTAGRAASAGRRLPGLAVCAPFALAALLGLTAACSNDAAASTFTPAPHATRVPPTVSADPLPPLSSFITQADGSRVSTVSADYLFDADSDVLRPEAATALAGIVPQIREHDGKVQVVGYSDGLGSTEHNLELSRERAVAVQTYLTSQDIPAAMLEVVAKGEAGAADNVADASRRRVEIVLR